From a single Nissabacter sp. SGAir0207 genomic region:
- the sixA gene encoding phosphohistidine phosphatase SixA, producing the protein MQVLIMRHGEAALEAASDAVRPLTPCGREESQQMAAWLNAKPLNIDRVLVSPYLRAEQTLATVRGTLTLPEDEDVLSELTPGGDAGLVACYLEALAKEGVSTVLVVSHLPLVGYLVAELCPGECPPMFATSAIASVTLDADSGKGTYDWQFSPAQVMARV; encoded by the coding sequence ATGCAAGTTTTGATTATGCGTCACGGCGAGGCTGCCCTTGAGGCCGCCAGCGATGCGGTAAGACCGCTTACCCCCTGTGGCCGTGAAGAGTCCCAACAGATGGCGGCCTGGCTGAATGCCAAACCGCTGAACATTGACCGGGTGCTGGTCAGCCCCTATCTGCGTGCTGAACAGACGCTGGCCACCGTGCGCGGCACGCTGACGCTGCCGGAAGATGAGGATGTGCTCTCCGAACTGACCCCCGGCGGCGACGCCGGGCTGGTGGCCTGCTACCTCGAGGCGCTGGCGAAAGAGGGCGTCTCCACGGTGCTGGTGGTGTCGCACCTGCCGCTGGTGGGTTATCTGGTGGCCGAGCTCTGCCCCGGCGAGTGCCCGCCGATGTTCGCTACCTCCGCGATCGCCAGCGTCACCCTGGATGCCGACAGCGGCAAAGGGACGTATGACTGGCAGTTCAGCCCCGCGCAGGTGATGGCGCGCGTCTGA
- the smrB gene encoding endonuclease SmrB: MKNRYPLTSEEQQLFREALSGTKRLHNDTIMHPPSRQKVKVATPKRLLQEQVDATHYFSDEFQPLLESEGPVRYVRPGVDHFEVKKLRRGDYTPDLFLDLHGLTQHEAKQELGALIAACRREHVHCACVMHGHGKHILKQQTPLWLAQHPDVMAFHQAPKLFGGDAALLVLVELAQ; the protein is encoded by the coding sequence ATGAAGAACCGATACCCGCTTACCAGCGAAGAGCAGCAGCTGTTCCGTGAGGCCCTGAGCGGCACCAAACGGCTGCACAATGACACCATCATGCACCCGCCGAGCCGCCAGAAGGTGAAGGTCGCGACGCCGAAACGGCTGTTGCAGGAGCAGGTGGATGCCACCCACTACTTCTCGGATGAGTTCCAGCCGCTGCTGGAGAGCGAAGGCCCGGTGCGCTATGTGCGGCCCGGCGTCGATCATTTTGAGGTGAAGAAGCTGCGGCGCGGCGACTATACGCCAGATCTGTTCCTCGACCTGCACGGCCTGACGCAGCATGAGGCGAAGCAGGAGCTGGGGGCGTTGATCGCCGCCTGCCGCCGCGAGCATGTGCACTGCGCCTGCGTGATGCATGGGCACGGCAAACATATTTTGAAGCAGCAGACGCCGCTGTGGCTGGCGCAACACCCGGATGTGATGGCGTTCCATCAGGCGCCCAAGCTGTTTGGCGGCGACGCGGCGTTGCTGGTGTTGGTGGAGCTGGCGCAGTAG
- the prmB gene encoding 50S ribosomal protein L3 N(5)-glutamine methyltransferase, with product MDKIFVDEAVSELHTIQDMLRWAVSRFNAANLYYGHGTDNAWDEAVQLVLPTLYLPMDIPEDMRGARLTASERHRIVERVIRRVNERVPVAYLTNKAWFCGLEFYVDERVLVPRSPIGELIDNRFSGLLSEPPQYVLDMCTGSGCIAIACSYAFPEAEVDAVDISEDVLAVTERNIQEHGVEQQVTPIRSDLFRALPPLRYDLIVTNPPYVDEEDMSDLPEEFRFEPELGLAAGSDGLKLVRRILACAPDYLSDEGVLVCEVGNSMVHLMEQYPDIPFTWLEFENGGDGVFTLTRQQLVDCHAHFAMYRS from the coding sequence TTGGACAAGATTTTCGTCGACGAAGCCGTCAGTGAGCTGCATACCATTCAGGATATGCTGCGCTGGGCCGTCAGCCGCTTCAACGCGGCCAACCTTTACTATGGCCACGGCACCGACAACGCTTGGGACGAGGCGGTGCAGCTGGTGCTGCCAACCCTCTACCTGCCGATGGACATCCCGGAGGACATGCGCGGCGCGCGCCTGACTGCCAGCGAGCGCCACCGCATCGTTGAGCGGGTGATCCGCCGCGTCAATGAGCGGGTGCCGGTCGCCTACCTGACCAACAAGGCTTGGTTCTGCGGGCTGGAATTCTATGTTGACGAGCGCGTGCTGGTGCCGCGTTCGCCGATTGGCGAGCTGATCGACAACCGCTTCAGCGGCCTGCTGAGCGAGCCGCCGCAGTATGTGCTCGACATGTGCACCGGCAGCGGCTGCATCGCCATCGCCTGTAGCTACGCCTTCCCGGAAGCGGAAGTGGACGCGGTGGACATCTCCGAAGATGTACTGGCGGTCACGGAGCGCAATATCCAGGAGCATGGCGTTGAGCAGCAGGTCACGCCGATCCGCTCTGACCTGTTCCGCGCGCTGCCGCCGCTGCGCTACGACCTGATCGTCACCAACCCGCCCTATGTGGACGAGGAGGACATGTCCGACCTGCCTGAGGAGTTCCGCTTTGAGCCGGAGCTGGGGCTGGCGGCCGGTAGCGACGGCCTGAAGCTGGTGCGCCGCATCCTGGCCTGCGCGCCGGACTACCTCAGCGACGAGGGTGTGCTGGTGTGCGAAGTGGGCAACAGCATGGTGCACCTGATGGAGCAGTACCCGGACATCCCCTTCACCTGGCTGGAGTTTGAGAACGGCGGCGACGGCGTCTTCACCCTGACCCGCCAGCAGCTGGTGGATTGCCACGCGCACTTCGCGATGTACCGCTCGTAA
- the aroC gene encoding chorismate synthase → MAGNSIGQFFRVTTFGESHGVALGCIVDGVPPGIPLTEADLQHDLDRRRPGTSRYTTQRREPDQVKILSGVFEGVTTGTSIGLLIENTDQRSQDYSAIKDVFRPGHADYTYEQKYGLRDYRGGGRSSARETAMRVAAGAIAKKYLQMKHGVQVRGFLAQMGDVQCELKDWAQVEQNPFFCPDPAKIEALDEMMRALKKEGDSIGAKVTVVAENVPAGLGEPVFDRLDADLAHALMSINAVKGVEVGDGFAVVNKRGSENRDEITPDGFQSNHAGGVLGGISSGQPVIAHLALKPTSSIMVPGRTLNRQGEAVEMVTRGRHDPCVGIRAVPIAEAMMAIVLMDHLLRQRAQCADVTPPLPRW, encoded by the coding sequence ATGGCAGGGAACAGTATTGGGCAGTTTTTCCGCGTCACCACTTTTGGGGAGTCCCACGGCGTGGCGCTCGGTTGCATCGTTGATGGCGTGCCGCCGGGCATCCCGCTGACCGAGGCAGATCTCCAGCATGACCTCGACCGCCGCCGTCCGGGCACCTCGCGCTACACCACCCAGCGCCGCGAGCCGGATCAGGTAAAAATCCTCTCCGGGGTATTTGAGGGCGTCACCACCGGCACCAGCATCGGCCTGCTGATTGAGAACACCGACCAGCGTTCGCAGGACTACAGCGCGATCAAGGATGTGTTCCGTCCCGGCCACGCCGACTACACCTATGAGCAGAAGTATGGCCTGCGCGACTACCGTGGTGGCGGCCGCTCCTCGGCACGTGAAACCGCGATGCGCGTCGCGGCCGGTGCCATCGCCAAGAAATATTTGCAGATGAAGCACGGCGTGCAGGTGCGCGGCTTCCTGGCGCAGATGGGCGACGTGCAGTGCGAGCTGAAAGATTGGGCGCAGGTGGAGCAGAACCCCTTCTTCTGCCCGGATCCGGCGAAGATTGAGGCGCTCGACGAGATGATGCGTGCGCTGAAGAAAGAGGGCGACTCCATCGGTGCGAAAGTGACGGTGGTGGCGGAGAATGTGCCGGCTGGCCTCGGCGAGCCGGTGTTTGACCGTCTGGACGCCGATCTGGCCCACGCGCTGATGAGCATCAACGCGGTGAAGGGCGTTGAGGTGGGCGACGGCTTTGCGGTGGTGAACAAGCGCGGCAGCGAAAACCGTGACGAGATCACCCCGGATGGCTTCCAGAGCAACCACGCTGGCGGCGTGCTGGGCGGCATCAGCAGCGGCCAGCCGGTGATCGCCCATCTGGCGTTGAAACCGACCTCCAGCATCATGGTGCCGGGGCGTACCCTCAACCGTCAGGGTGAGGCGGTGGAGATGGTGACGCGCGGCCGCCACGACCCGTGCGTCGGCATCCGTGCGGTGCCGATTGCGGAAGCGATGATGGCCATCGTGCTGATGGACCACCTGCTGCGCCAGCGCGCGCAGTGCGCGGACGTCACGCCCCCACTGCCACGCTGGTAA
- the mepA gene encoding penicillin-insensitive murein endopeptidase, giving the protein MAGMLLLATLPAQALTPWQTIGHPVPGAPQAIGSYANGCIVGAQPLPLQAADYQVMRPDQRRYFGHPTLLAFIQRLSRQTSQQSLGSVLVGDMGMAAGGRFSSGHASHQSGLDVDIWLQLPTRRWTSQQLLKPQPIDLVSKDGKQVVDRHWQPQIGQLIKLAAEDSQVARIFVNPAIKKRLCEDAGSDRAWLNKVRPWFAHRAHMHVRLVCPAGSPDCQDQAPPPPGDGCGAELASWFLPPKPATTPPGKTLPPPLPRACQALLDNHFGESL; this is encoded by the coding sequence ATGGCCGGCATGTTGCTGCTGGCAACGCTGCCAGCGCAGGCGCTGACCCCTTGGCAGACCATCGGCCACCCGGTGCCGGGCGCGCCACAGGCGATCGGCAGCTACGCCAATGGCTGCATCGTCGGTGCGCAACCCCTGCCATTGCAGGCCGCCGACTATCAGGTGATGCGCCCTGACCAGCGCCGCTACTTCGGCCACCCGACGCTGCTGGCATTTATCCAGCGCCTCAGCCGCCAGACCAGCCAGCAGTCGCTTGGCTCGGTGCTGGTCGGTGACATGGGCATGGCGGCCGGTGGGCGCTTTAGCAGCGGCCACGCCAGCCACCAGTCCGGGCTGGACGTGGACATCTGGCTGCAACTGCCCACCCGGCGCTGGACGTCCCAACAATTGCTGAAACCGCAGCCGATCGATTTGGTGTCGAAGGATGGCAAGCAGGTGGTGGATCGCCACTGGCAGCCGCAGATTGGGCAGCTGATCAAGCTGGCCGCTGAGGATAGCCAGGTGGCGCGCATCTTCGTCAACCCGGCGATCAAGAAGCGCCTGTGCGAGGATGCTGGCAGTGACCGTGCGTGGCTGAACAAGGTGCGGCCGTGGTTCGCCCACCGCGCCCACATGCACGTACGGCTGGTCTGCCCAGCGGGCAGCCCGGATTGTCAGGATCAGGCACCGCCGCCGCCGGGCGATGGCTGTGGCGCGGAGCTGGCGAGCTGGTTCCTGCCGCCGAAACCGGCCACCACGCCGCCGGGCAAAACTCTGCCACCGCCGTTGCCGCGCGCCTGTCAGGCGCTGCTGGATAACCACTTCGGGGAGTCCTTATGA
- a CDS encoding sulfite exporter TauE/SafE family protein: protein MSGLALGPELLGILFAVALVAGFIDSIAGGGGLLTVPALLAVGVPPAQALATNKLQSVGGSFSASLYFVRRGMVKLSDQKLTILLTFLGAMSGAILVQHVRADLLRQILPLLVVGIGLYFLLTPKLGEEERAQRLGGLAFGLLAGGGVGFYDGFFGPGAGSFYALAFVTLSGFTLAKATAHAKVLNFTSNLGGLLLFILGGKVVWGVGLVMLAGQILGARLGAHMVLTRGQKLIRPMIVLVSLVMSLKLLYDNHGVEIQHWLTAHL from the coding sequence ATGAGTGGCCTGGCGCTGGGGCCGGAGCTGCTCGGCATCCTGTTCGCCGTCGCGCTGGTGGCGGGGTTCATTGACTCCATCGCTGGCGGCGGCGGGCTGTTGACGGTACCGGCGCTGCTGGCGGTGGGTGTGCCACCGGCGCAGGCGCTGGCGACCAACAAGCTGCAATCGGTCGGCGGCTCCTTCTCCGCCAGCCTCTACTTTGTGCGCCGTGGCATGGTGAAACTCAGTGATCAGAAACTCACCATCCTGCTGACCTTTTTGGGCGCGATGAGCGGGGCGATTCTGGTGCAGCACGTGCGCGCCGACCTGCTGCGGCAGATTTTGCCGCTGTTGGTAGTGGGCATTGGCCTCTACTTCCTGCTGACGCCAAAGCTGGGCGAGGAGGAGCGGGCGCAGCGCCTCGGCGGGCTGGCGTTCGGCCTGCTGGCCGGGGGCGGCGTCGGCTTCTATGACGGCTTTTTCGGCCCCGGCGCTGGCTCGTTCTATGCGCTGGCCTTCGTGACGCTCTCTGGCTTCACGCTGGCGAAAGCCACCGCCCACGCCAAGGTGCTGAACTTCACCTCCAACCTTGGCGGCCTGCTGCTGTTTATCCTCGGCGGCAAGGTGGTCTGGGGCGTTGGGTTGGTGATGCTGGCCGGGCAGATTCTGGGCGCGCGCCTCGGTGCGCACATGGTGCTGACGCGCGGCCAGAAACTGATCCGGCCGATGATTGTGCTGGTCTCACTGGTGATGAGCCTCAAATTGCTCTATGACAACCACGGGGTAGAGATCCAGCACTGGCTGACGGCGCACCTGTAG
- a CDS encoding elongation factor P hydroxylase codes for MQNNTETTHHYQQLIDIFNACFSDEFNTRLVRGEGEPIYLPADAETPYHRIEFAHGYYASALHEISHWCIAGEARRKLVDFGYWYCPDGRDAQTQAEFEQVEVKPQSLEWMFCVAANFSFNVSCDNLEGDVEPDRIAFQRKVRAQVLHHLTQGIPARPARFINALHSFYNTPTLRAEDFPYPDDL; via the coding sequence ATGCAAAACAACACAGAGACTACCCACCACTACCAACAATTGATCGACATCTTCAACGCCTGCTTCAGTGACGAGTTCAACACCCGACTGGTGCGCGGCGAGGGGGAACCCATCTATTTGCCGGCGGACGCAGAGACTCCCTACCACCGTATTGAGTTTGCCCACGGCTACTACGCCAGCGCGCTGCATGAGATCTCCCACTGGTGCATCGCCGGTGAGGCGCGGCGCAAGCTGGTGGATTTCGGCTACTGGTACTGCCCGGATGGCCGCGACGCCCAGACCCAGGCGGAGTTTGAGCAGGTTGAGGTGAAACCGCAGTCGCTGGAGTGGATGTTCTGCGTGGCGGCGAACTTTTCGTTCAATGTCAGTTGCGACAACCTGGAGGGCGACGTAGAGCCGGATCGCATCGCGTTCCAGCGCAAAGTGCGCGCGCAGGTGCTGCACCACCTGACGCAGGGCATCCCGGCGCGTCCGGCGCGCTTTATTAACGCGTTACATTCGTTTTACAATACGCCAACGCTGCGTGCAGAGGATTTCCCTTACCCGGACGATCTCTGA
- a CDS encoding YfcL family protein yields the protein MIAEFEARILALIDDMVDRASDDELFAGGYLRGHLTLAVAEAEENGEHTPQALKLRVEQSLNKAIHAGELAPRDQVLVQAMWDNLYLQAQQEA from the coding sequence ATGATCGCTGAATTTGAAGCGCGTATTCTGGCGCTGATTGATGACATGGTGGACCGCGCCAGTGACGATGAACTGTTTGCGGGCGGTTACCTGCGCGGTCATTTGACCCTGGCAGTGGCGGAAGCCGAAGAGAATGGCGAGCACACGCCGCAGGCGCTGAAACTGCGCGTCGAGCAGAGCCTCAACAAGGCGATCCACGCTGGCGAGCTGGCCCCGCGTGACCAGGTGCTGGTGCAGGCGATGTGGGACAACCTCTACCTTCAGGCGCAACAAGAAGCCTGA
- the mnmC gene encoding bifunctional tRNA (5-methylaminomethyl-2-thiouridine)(34)-methyltransferase MnmD/FAD-dependent 5-carboxymethylaminomethyl-2-thiouridine(34) oxidoreductase MnmC has product MNHSPIRPATLTWNEQGTPVSQQFDDVYFSNQDGLEETRYVFLQGNGFPARFASHPRRRCVVAETGFGTGLNFLTLWQAFDRFRQENPQAPLQQLHFISVEKFPLSVDDLAAAHARWPELAHYAEALRAQWPLPFAGCHRLLLAEGSVTLDLWFGDANQCLGEADESLAQQVDAWFLDGFAPSKNPDMWSETLFNAMARLARPGGTFATFTAAGFVRRGLQQAGFAVQRVKGFGQKREMLVGEMGEQPHAAPAAPWYARPAAPQPNEVAIVGGGIAGALLALALWRRGSRVTLYCAENEAAQGASGNRQGAVYPLLTGQQNAHEHFFAAAFTFARRHYQQLAALGIDFDGEWCGVSQVGFDARSQRKIGALLASGWPEALAQAQDEAQLAQQLGLPTGFGGVNYPLGGWLCPAMFTRALLAWLETRGVALRTGHQVTQLAAEEGGWQLSFADGQHAHHATLVLANGHRLTGFPQTASLPAYPVRGQVSHIPTTPSLRALRQVLCADGYLTPADAQGMHCIGASYQRGDSDTGYREEEQQQNRRRLMACLPDVAWPQEVDVSAGEARAGVRCATRDHLPLVGAAPDFDATLAAYGDLPRQLAAGETPLTAPAYAGLYLFGALGARGISSGPLAAELLAAQIHGEPLPCPTEVLAALNPNRFWVRKLLKGRPVDDQPA; this is encoded by the coding sequence GTGAACCACTCTCCGATCCGCCCCGCTACCCTGACCTGGAACGAACAGGGTACACCTGTTTCCCAACAGTTTGATGACGTCTACTTCTCCAACCAGGATGGGCTGGAAGAGACCCGCTATGTCTTTTTGCAGGGCAATGGCTTCCCGGCGCGCTTTGCCAGCCACCCGCGCCGCCGCTGCGTGGTGGCGGAGACCGGCTTTGGCACCGGCCTCAACTTCCTGACGCTGTGGCAGGCCTTTGACCGTTTCCGTCAGGAGAACCCGCAAGCCCCGCTGCAACAGTTGCACTTTATCAGCGTGGAGAAGTTCCCGCTGTCGGTGGACGATCTGGCCGCCGCCCATGCGCGCTGGCCGGAGCTGGCGCACTACGCCGAGGCGCTGCGGGCGCAGTGGCCGCTGCCGTTCGCTGGCTGCCACCGCCTGCTGCTGGCGGAGGGCAGCGTGACCCTCGACCTGTGGTTTGGCGACGCCAACCAGTGCCTCGGCGAGGCGGATGAGAGTCTGGCGCAACAGGTGGACGCCTGGTTCCTCGACGGCTTTGCGCCCTCCAAGAACCCGGACATGTGGTCAGAGACGCTGTTCAATGCGATGGCGCGGCTGGCGCGCCCCGGCGGCACCTTCGCCACCTTTACCGCCGCGGGCTTTGTGCGCCGCGGCCTGCAACAGGCGGGCTTTGCGGTGCAGCGGGTCAAGGGTTTCGGCCAGAAGCGCGAGATGCTGGTGGGCGAGATGGGCGAGCAGCCGCACGCCGCCCCTGCCGCGCCTTGGTATGCGCGCCCGGCCGCGCCACAGCCGAACGAGGTGGCGATTGTCGGCGGCGGCATCGCCGGGGCCTTGCTGGCGCTGGCGCTGTGGCGGCGCGGCAGCCGCGTGACGCTCTACTGCGCAGAGAACGAGGCGGCACAGGGCGCGTCCGGCAACCGTCAGGGGGCGGTCTATCCGCTGCTGACCGGCCAGCAGAACGCGCACGAGCACTTCTTCGCCGCGGCCTTTACCTTCGCCCGCCGCCACTACCAGCAACTGGCGGCGCTGGGCATCGATTTTGACGGCGAATGGTGCGGCGTCAGCCAGGTGGGCTTTGACGCGCGCAGCCAGCGCAAGATTGGCGCGCTGCTGGCCAGCGGTTGGCCGGAGGCGCTGGCGCAGGCACAGGATGAGGCGCAACTGGCCCAGCAGCTCGGCCTGCCCACCGGCTTCGGCGGCGTCAACTACCCGCTGGGCGGCTGGCTCTGCCCGGCGATGTTCACTCGCGCCCTGCTGGCGTGGCTGGAGACGCGCGGCGTGGCCCTGCGCACCGGACATCAGGTGACGCAGCTGGCCGCCGAAGAGGGTGGCTGGCAGCTCAGCTTTGCCGATGGCCAGCACGCGCACCACGCCACGCTGGTGCTGGCGAACGGCCACCGACTGACCGGCTTCCCGCAGACCGCTTCCCTGCCCGCTTACCCGGTGCGCGGCCAGGTGTCGCACATCCCTACCACCCCTTCGCTGCGCGCGCTGCGCCAGGTGCTGTGCGCCGACGGCTACCTGACGCCAGCTGATGCGCAGGGGATGCACTGCATCGGCGCCAGCTACCAGCGGGGCGACAGCGATACCGGCTACCGTGAGGAGGAGCAGCAGCAGAACCGCCGCCGACTGATGGCGTGCCTGCCGGACGTGGCGTGGCCGCAGGAGGTGGATGTCTCCGCTGGTGAGGCGCGCGCCGGGGTGCGCTGCGCCACCCGTGACCACCTGCCGCTGGTGGGCGCGGCCCCGGACTTCGACGCAACGCTGGCGGCCTACGGCGACCTGCCGCGCCAGCTGGCCGCGGGCGAGACGCCGCTAACCGCGCCCGCCTACGCTGGCCTGTACCTGTTTGGTGCGCTCGGCGCTCGCGGCATCAGCTCTGGCCCGCTGGCGGCCGAGTTGCTGGCGGCGCAGATCCACGGCGAGCCGCTGCCCTGCCCGACTGAGGTGCTGGCGGCGCTGAACCCGAACCGTTTCTGGGTGAGGAAGTTGCTAAAGGGGCGGCCGGTTGACGACCAACCAGCGTAA
- the fabB gene encoding beta-ketoacyl-ACP synthase I — MKRAVITGLGIVSSIGNNKQEVLASLQEGRSGITFSQELKDAGMRSHVWGDVKLDTTGLIDRKIVRFMSDASIYAYLSMQEAIKDSGLTDEMVSNERTGLIAGSGGGSPRNQVAGSDGMRAKGLRGVGPYMVTKAMASGVSACLATPFKIRGVNYSISSACATSAHCIGNAVEMIQLGKQDVVFAGGGEELCWEMACEFDAMGALSTSYNDTPEKASRTYDQNRDGFVIAGGGGMVVVEELEHALARGAHIYAEIVGYGATSDGADMVAPSGEGAVRCMKMAMNGVDTPIDYINVHGTSTPVGDVKELGAIREVFGDTTPALSATKAMTGHSLGAAGVQEAIYSLLMLENSFIAPSINVETLDEKAEGMDIITQPTQRALTTVMSNSFGFGGTNATLVMRKFDK, encoded by the coding sequence ATGAAACGTGCAGTGATTACTGGCCTGGGTATCGTCTCGAGCATCGGTAATAACAAGCAGGAAGTGCTGGCATCCTTGCAAGAAGGGCGTTCAGGGATCACTTTCTCGCAAGAACTGAAAGATGCTGGTATGCGTAGTCACGTATGGGGCGATGTCAAGCTGGATACCACTGGCCTGATCGATCGTAAAATCGTGCGTTTTATGAGCGATGCCTCTATCTATGCTTACCTCTCCATGCAGGAAGCGATCAAGGACTCCGGCCTGACCGATGAGATGGTCTCCAACGAGCGCACTGGCCTGATCGCCGGCTCCGGCGGCGGCTCCCCGCGCAACCAGGTGGCGGGTTCCGACGGTATGCGCGCCAAGGGCCTGCGCGGCGTTGGCCCCTACATGGTGACCAAGGCGATGGCCTCTGGCGTCTCCGCTTGCCTCGCGACCCCGTTCAAGATCCGCGGCGTGAACTACTCCATCAGCTCCGCTTGCGCCACCTCCGCGCACTGCATCGGCAACGCGGTCGAGATGATTCAGCTCGGCAAACAGGACGTGGTCTTTGCGGGCGGCGGCGAAGAGCTGTGCTGGGAGATGGCCTGTGAGTTCGACGCAATGGGCGCGCTCTCCACCAGCTACAACGACACCCCAGAAAAAGCCTCCCGTACTTATGACCAGAACCGCGACGGCTTCGTCATCGCAGGCGGCGGCGGCATGGTCGTGGTGGAAGAGCTGGAGCACGCGCTGGCGCGCGGCGCGCACATCTACGCAGAGATCGTCGGCTACGGCGCGACCTCTGACGGCGCTGACATGGTGGCCCCGTCTGGTGAAGGCGCGGTGCGCTGCATGAAGATGGCGATGAACGGCGTGGACACCCCGATCGACTACATCAACGTGCACGGCACCTCCACCCCGGTGGGCGACGTGAAAGAGCTGGGCGCCATCCGTGAAGTGTTCGGCGACACCACCCCGGCCCTCTCCGCCACCAAGGCGATGACCGGCCACTCCCTGGGCGCCGCGGGCGTACAGGAAGCGATCTACAGCCTGCTGATGTTGGAAAACAGCTTCATCGCGCCGAGCATCAACGTTGAGACGCTGGACGAGAAAGCCGAAGGCATGGATATCATCACCCAGCCGACCCAGCGCGCGCTGACCACCGTGATGTCCAACAGCTTTGGCTTCGGCGGCACCAACGCCACCCTGGTGATGCGCAAGTTCGACAAGTAA
- the licT gene encoding BglG family transcription antiterminator LicT, which produces MQIAKILNNNVVVVLDGHGQEQVVMGRGIGFQKQAGEAVNAALVEKTFALKGNDLTARLGELLSEIPLEVMATCDLVITQARARLGNLHDSLYISLADHCHHAIERQKQGTPLRNGLLWEIGRLYPKEYALGRDAVALIARRLQVQLPDDEAGFIALHLVNAQLNGHMPEVMHVTRVMQEILQIVKYHFALDYDESSLSYHRFVTHLKFFAQRMHARTGVESDDESLHDAVKANYPLAYRCAGKVGRHMQSHYQQALTKEELMFLTIHIERVRKEGHLPG; this is translated from the coding sequence ATGCAAATCGCCAAAATACTCAATAACAATGTCGTGGTGGTGCTGGATGGCCACGGGCAGGAACAGGTGGTGATGGGCCGCGGCATCGGCTTCCAGAAGCAGGCGGGCGAAGCGGTCAATGCCGCGCTGGTGGAGAAGACCTTTGCGCTGAAGGGCAACGATCTCACCGCCCGACTGGGCGAACTGCTTAGCGAAATCCCGCTGGAGGTGATGGCCACCTGTGACTTGGTGATCACCCAGGCGCGCGCCCGGCTGGGCAACCTGCATGACAGCCTCTATATCTCGCTGGCGGATCACTGCCACCATGCGATTGAGCGGCAGAAGCAGGGCACCCCGCTGCGCAACGGCCTGCTGTGGGAGATTGGCCGGCTCTACCCCAAGGAGTATGCGCTGGGGCGTGACGCGGTGGCGTTGATTGCCCGCCGTTTGCAGGTGCAGTTGCCGGATGATGAGGCGGGCTTTATCGCGCTGCATCTGGTCAACGCCCAGCTCAATGGCCACATGCCGGAGGTGATGCATGTGACGCGGGTGATGCAGGAGATTTTGCAGATCGTCAAATACCACTTCGCGCTGGATTATGACGAAAGCTCCCTGAGCTACCACCGCTTCGTCACCCACCTGAAGTTTTTCGCCCAGCGAATGCACGCGCGCACCGGGGTAGAGAGCGACGATGAGTCACTGCATGATGCCGTGAAGGCCAACTACCCGTTGGCCTACCGCTGCGCGGGCAAGGTGGGGCGGCATATGCAGAGCCACTACCAGCAAGCGCTGACCAAAGAGGAGTTGATGTTCCTGACCATCCACATTGAGCGGGTGCGCAAAGAGGGACACCTGCCCGGCTAA